From Syngnathus typhle isolate RoL2023-S1 ecotype Sweden linkage group LG5, RoL_Styp_1.0, whole genome shotgun sequence:
ATTTGTTCAACTCTCTGGATTTGCACAAAAAACAACCAATTCACAAACTTTGGGTCCCCAAAGCAGATCTCAGTACAATCTTAGAAGTCAAATCCTTGTACATCATGGTACAATCCCTTACTCTTCTCTTCATTAATATTAGGAAAGATGAGATCCCTGTTGGTGTACAGAGAAAGTTAAGATATCAGATACGTAGTATGCCGGTGTGTGGCTCAGTTACCTGGCACAAGCATGGAGGCAGAGTTATGAGCACCCGCAGATAAAGATCTGATTAGTACTGCATCTTCATTTCTCTAGTAGTTATAGCGTGTTTAGTTTGTTATTCACCCAAACAAATAGCTTTTGGATTTCACATTGACATTTCTTGGTACACAAGATGCATTGGTGGAATAGATGGATAATTTAACTGACAGGGAACATGTATACATTTGACTAAAAGGTCAACTGAGGGACTGTTGACTGACAGGATGACAGAGCAGAACAGCCTCTAAGATATTGGATCAGACAGTGTACCGTTATCAGATGATTCAAGACAGACATCCCTGTAACATGATGAAGCTCAAGAGACCATAACAAAAGGATTTACAATTAAGATGTTGGCACACTTGGACATTGCTGAATTCAACTGGCACGATCACAAGTCAAAGGATGAGTTCAATGGCTGCGGTGCCGAGAAAGGTCGAGacaatttaaagaaaaataagacGAGAACTATAGTATACTAATGAGACCTAGCTTCAAGTTGGGGttataatacatttttaaaatgtttctgatttataataatttttttaaatgattctaATTGGATGATAGGTATACAATATTATAAAAATACGGTTACTGTTCTATatgtaaaatacaaaaacagtATTCTATAGAATTCTGTAAATACATATTATGCATATAACCCACTTTTCATTATTTTAACAGGAGTCCTTTGCTGCTTTGACAAATAAAGCTTATTGACTCATCACTCAAGTCCCATCACTTTATTGTTCAAATCTGAATTCTGGAGACCAGAGAAGTCCTTGCGTGAAAATATGCCCAAAAATACTTCATGCAATAGAATCTTTTTGTATCACACACTTTGGAAAATGACTTTTCCCAGTAAAGTGTTTTCTATTCATGCTCACTCACTCAGTGTCGCTGCAACCTTGGTCCCCTGTGTATCTTCAGATCACTTTGTTGAGGGAAACCAGGCAGGTACCGAGAAGCTTCATTGTTGCTACGGCGATGACTTCCAGAGGCAGGAGTTCTGGTCGTATGTTTTTGGTCTCTGACTGTGGGAGATTTATGTCCACTTTTGCCATGATGTGATTTCTGAGCTCTACAACGGTGTTCTTTCCCATCTATAAAGAGGGAGGTGGAATCCTTAATAGAGCAGCAAATATTGAAATGTAGCAACCTGCGTCTCACTTTCATGGTCTTGCTGCAAAGCTTTgttgttcttttgtttttctgcagCCTCGGATGCAGCTCTTCTGGCCTCTTCCAAATCCATTGCAGCCTTCAACGCAGCTTGCTTGTTCTTTCGcttgttttcttcattttgcTTAAAAGCAGAAACACAAATGTCCTGATAATCTTTAACTTCATGCAGTCACTGTGAAGTAGAACATGATACAATTGATGATCGACTCctgctggaggaaaaaaaaagtaatttaccGTCTGTACTTTTTTCTTCAGTTCAATATTTGCTTCTTTGTAGCTTTTGGATGTGGACTGCAGGTAATAAATTGCCAGCCTATGaaatggattattattattattaatagtgaCTGCATTTCTATTGCAGCACCTTTCTACCCAAAAAAACTATTTACTACATTGTTGACTCAGTCAGGTCACACCCTGATGTTTATGCTAAGAAAAAAATGCTATGATTGGCTCATGCACACACTAATGATGCAGAACAGAGAACATCTGAAATTACTCAGACAGATTTGGCATTATGATCAGAAAACCAAACACAGCTTTCCCCTATTCATTAAGTTGTGCACCACATGTTTTTATTCTGTGTACATGACATTTTATCAATTCTACTCACACCATCAACAACATGAAGGGTAGGATCAGTCCAGGATTTGAGGCATAGTTGAACACTTTTCCAAACCAGGCTGGGAAGTCTGACTCCAAAGTCTCATGGATTACATCAAACATACGATTCTTCCCACTACGAAGAGAGGAAAAGTGAATGAATCCCCCTGACCCGCATATTAAATAGAATCCATTCATTACCTGAATGGTCCGCAATCAAAAGACGGAGGGATTGTGACAATGGTGTACATTGCAGGTAGGGtggagaggaagaggatgacCAGTAACATGGCCATGTAGAAGTTGTTGGAGCGAGAGGCCTTGAAGACTCTTTCCTGCGGCACATTACAGCACATGACGGCCCAGCACTGAAGGTACATGGACACGTGGAGGCGGAGGACGTttagggcaggcaggcagggagcaTAAAAGGCACCCATCCTAGAAGAAAGTGCAATGACAGGGGTCATTCATCATTtcgcataatttttttttttttttatctctcctACCAGATCATTCCTTGATTGAAGATCAAGCCGAGCACATTCCCGCTAACATCAAACTCAGAGTATGACGGCTTTCCGAAAGTACAGCGGAAAAAGAAGATGAACAAAATAATCCCCTGACTCATATTTTCACAGCCTCTATAGACATTTCAGGAGGCAGGTGTAAAATGCTGACTTACAAATCCGGCCTCCAAGTCCCAGCACCAGCAGTGGTTGAGAAAACGAACAAGCACAGCTCTAAGAAAATCACCAATGAGCAGTGTGGCGTAGGTTGTCATGGTGTCAGATATGATGAGCCGCACAAACTCCTGCAAAGGACCATGATTCTGTGATGTGCATTTAAAAAAGTTGCTTTGTACCCGAGGGAAATTAGGCCTTGCATATGCGAGATATTTGGATGTGGTCAGAATTTATGACAATGTGTTGCGCAGTTACTATATGTGATCAAAACAATCATACAATCTTAAAGTCCCATTAGCTTATGCAAAAGCCACAGATCATTTTCTTAATACTGCATGCCATGGTAAGTGTTAAGGTCACTTTCTCACTAACCTGCCCTACCATGGTTTCCCAGCAGGGCCCACGGGGCACATCAGCAGGATGAACAGCAGGTGACGCTGTGCTATTTCCTGTGACGTTGGAAAAACTTGCTTCCCACTGTGTTATATTAAACTTGACGATTTTTTCCTCTTCCCTCTGAAACACACGTACACTCCTGAGTTCACACTTCAATAAACTGTCTATCGTGTACACACTACAATCCTCACTTTCAGGTTGATCTCATCCATGAGTGCAATGATGAACGTGTAGAGGTTCCCCAAGAAGAGGGCAAAGATGCGGCCCAGCTGCCACTGCAGGGCGACTCGGGGGTGGTAGTTCTCTAGGGTGCTAATGATGTCAAACAGCATGGGACAAAACATCCCCAGTAATGACATAACCATATTTacctgagagaaaaaaaacacaggctGTCACACTTAGTGGTGCGCTATGAAGATGGACATATGCAAAGACGACTGGATCCACCAAATGTTCTGCATTACAGATTGAAGGGAATTGTATGGAAATTCTTCAGGTAGTTACTTTGCTTTTCAAACTTTATTGATGCCGGAGGAAAAAATACCTAAAATAACGATATATCAGAATCAAAAATTTACTGAGATGCAGTATTATTGCTCAGTTTTTACCAATATTGTAAGATggctatttatttagcaaaattGCAATGTGGTGTGGTTGTAAATTGTGACTACACAATAATTTGAATTCAGTAAAAAACGAAAAGCCAATCAGATTGTATCTACATTATGATGTCGACTCATGTGTTTGTACCTCATTCCTTTCCCACCAAGAATGGTTTTCTAGTCCGTCCAGAGCAAACTTCTGAGATCGCCGCACAACAAAGTAAATGAGGTATCCACTTCCTGCAAGGCAGCACAACACCAGGAAATTGGCCAGCACTCGCAGGAAGCGGGTCAGATGGATGTTGTCATCCTTATGGCTCTCTTGCTCTTCTAAGATGGCTTCCTGGTGAGACACCAGGAGGGAATCTCAGGGTAGTTGTTAACTCAATTATAACATAAATGTAAACATCAACACAAACACGTCGGCCTCGACCTTGAAGCTGGTGGTGATTGAGGCAAATTTATTATCTGCTGTTTCAGCGTTCCCTATCAGGTAGTCCCAGCTTGTGAACATTTTCCAGCTGAAATTAAAGCTGTTATCATCTCCGACACCAGTCTCATTTGAATTACGGGCCATCCTTATATTGGAGATAAGACATAGTCACCGTGATGATTGCATTAAGTCCTATACTGCATATATAGTACTCACGTTCGAATGACCACCATGTAGCTGTAGGCCACCGTTCCTACTCCAACCAGGAAATACGACAAAGGCATGCGAAACTTGAGCCAGCCAATGGCACGCTGGTCATTGTAATAACCGTAGAAGAGGACAGAGTACTGGGCGTAACCCTGAAGATGCATGTTTTAATAAACGATAGCTAAAAAAAGTGACATTGTGTGAGATAGCTGACCCCGAAGTCCCACAAGACAGCAAAGTCCATGGCACTCCCTTCCTCAGCCCTCGGCACAGTCTTTCTCGAGATGCTCCCGTAGGGCCGCCCCATTAATGCCTGATGTGCAAAAACAGAGTGGACAGCAACATAAAAAGACACACAACAAGAAACATTAAAAGCAACAAACCTCTGGCACCATGACCAAGCCAAAAGTGAGCCCAAACAAGATCATGTTGATACCATACATCCACCTCAGGAAGATGAAGTAAGAAGCAACAGAAGAGCCAAAGTGACCTGTGTGATGTGCAGCACATAATGAGAAACGTGACTGTACATTATTGCTCGACTTCAAGCCCGCCAATGCAAGCAATGTTAGATGAAAAGACGTACATGGACTTCTCACTTACTTTCAATCTCTTTGATTTTCATCTCCCATGGGATGCAAGCAGTTCTGAAGTTTTCAAAATCTCGTTGAAACTTCATCCATTTCTACTTTGTAAAattagaaaagaagaaaaaataacccTGTAAAGCAGGTATCAGACATCTGGAGGAAAAAAACCAATTTGTACGTCCTCAAAAATTGATTCATAATCATCGTTGTAACTGCTGCTTTTACTCCAACAGTTAGATCTTTTTAATCAATACAGTTTCCTCAGTTACCAAGCTTATGTTTCATGTTTTTCAAGAGGAAGGATCCCTGTTATAGACTAACTGTGCTTAAAAGTGTTTCTATGTGCCAGTTAATGTGTCAGTTCCCATGGAACATTTCCATCTGAATTTTGCTACCCTACCAGTAAATGactatttatacattatttgaGTTCTTTAAAAGCCACTTTCCTCTTACCTTAGTCATCATGACCTTGTATGCGTAGAGCCTTCTACCTTTCCCTTTGCCCAAAGCCCCCT
This genomic window contains:
- the tmc1 gene encoding transmembrane channel-like protein 1 isoform X1, which gives rise to MPRNKLITTEDDIHIGLDTGDEDQICTIPEEYERKKTAKKKQDSKREGKKGNRKKKKHAAETQEELMDRPERKEKGMRRKGNNGKNNTAKEIEREDKKKMAREKNLKNKQIEKVPMESGAEDENFKRKHKHDSAPNEERKENVCKREKEKKQEVKMKKHTKVIETSSEQETSEEEDKEEEDSNDEELRPESLTAEELQELKEEVDERKKLIQSLRGKPWSMKKKLLTLRESQEFVENYEGALGKGKGRRLYAYKVMMTKKWMKFQRDFENFRTACIPWEMKIKEIESHFGSSVASYFIFLRWMYGINMILFGLTFGLVMVPEALMGRPYGSISRKTVPRAEEGSAMDFAVLWDFGGYAQYSVLFYGYYNDQRAIGWLKFRMPLSYFLVGVGTVAYSYMVVIRTMARNSNETGVGDDNSFNFSWKMFTSWDYLIGNAETADNKFASITTSFKEAILEEQESHKDDNIHLTRFLRVLANFLVLCCLAGSGYLIYFVVRRSQKFALDGLENHSWWERNEVNMVMSLLGMFCPMLFDIISTLENYHPRVALQWQLGRIFALFLGNLYTFIIALMDEINLKREEEKIVKFNITQWEASFSNVTGNSTASPAVHPADVPRGPCWETMVGQEFVRLIISDTMTTYATLLIGDFLRAVLVRFLNHCWCWDLEAGFPSYSEFDVSGNVLGLIFNQGMIWMGAFYAPCLPALNVLRLHVSMYLQCWAVMCCNVPQERVFKASRSNNFYMAMLLVILFLSTLPAMYTIVTIPPSFDCGPFSGKNRMFDVIHETLESDFPAWFGKVFNYASNPGLILPFMLLMVLAIYYLQSTSKSYKEANIELKKKVQTQNEENKRKNKQAALKAAMDLEEARRAASEAAEKQKNNKALQQDHENGKEHRCRAQKSHHGKSGHKSPTVRDQKHTTRTPASGSHRRSNNEASRYLPGFPQQSDLKIHRGPRLQRH
- the tmc1 gene encoding transmembrane channel-like protein 1 isoform X2, coding for MPRNKLITTEDDSDEDQICTIPEEYERKKTAKKKQDSKREGKKGNRKKKKHAAETQEELMDRPERKEKGMRRKGNNGKNNTAKEIEREDKKKMAREKNLKNKQIEKVPMESGAEDENFKRKHKHDSAPNEERKENVCKREKEKKQEVKMKKHTKVIETSSEQETSEEEDKEEEDSNDEELRPESLTAEELQELKEEVDERKKLIQSLRGKPWSMKKKLLTLRESQEFVENYEGALGKGKGRRLYAYKVMMTKKWMKFQRDFENFRTACIPWEMKIKEIESHFGSSVASYFIFLRWMYGINMILFGLTFGLVMVPEALMGRPYGSISRKTVPRAEEGSAMDFAVLWDFGGYAQYSVLFYGYYNDQRAIGWLKFRMPLSYFLVGVGTVAYSYMVVIRTMARNSNETGVGDDNSFNFSWKMFTSWDYLIGNAETADNKFASITTSFKEAILEEQESHKDDNIHLTRFLRVLANFLVLCCLAGSGYLIYFVVRRSQKFALDGLENHSWWERNEVNMVMSLLGMFCPMLFDIISTLENYHPRVALQWQLGRIFALFLGNLYTFIIALMDEINLKREEEKIVKFNITQWEASFSNVTGNSTASPAVHPADVPRGPCWETMVGQEFVRLIISDTMTTYATLLIGDFLRAVLVRFLNHCWCWDLEAGFPSYSEFDVSGNVLGLIFNQGMIWMGAFYAPCLPALNVLRLHVSMYLQCWAVMCCNVPQERVFKASRSNNFYMAMLLVILFLSTLPAMYTIVTIPPSFDCGPFSGKNRMFDVIHETLESDFPAWFGKVFNYASNPGLILPFMLLMVLAIYYLQSTSKSYKEANIELKKKVQTQNEENKRKNKQAALKAAMDLEEARRAASEAAEKQKNNKALQQDHENGKEHRCRAQKSHHGKSGHKSPTVRDQKHTTRTPASGSHRRSNNEASRYLPGFPQQSDLKIHRGPRLQRH